TCGAGATGCTTCGCGGGATGGTCGCTTATGGAAAGCAATTCGTAGATCAAATAGAATTTTCACCGATGGATGCTTCGCGCTCTAGCGAAGAGTTCCTGTTCAGGGTCGTTGAGGCGGCTATAGAAGAAGGGGCGACAATTATTAACATCCCGGATACGATGGGATATGCATTGCCAGAGGAATTCGGACCATTGTTCACACGGGTTCGCGAAGGTGTGCGCGGCGGAGATAAAGTGATCTATAGTACCCATTGTCATAATGATTTGGGCTTAGCGGTTGCTAACAGCTTAGCTGCTATCCGCCATGGTGTCACTCAGGTTGAGGTGAGTGTAAATGGGGTTGGCGAGCGTGCAGGGAATTGCTCCTTGGAGGAGCTGGTTATGGCTATTGAAACCCGCGGGGATTCGATGGGGGTAGAAACTGGAATTGTCACCGAGCATATATATGAAACCTCTCGGATGGTGAGCCGCACGATGCATTTTCCAATTGCATTTAACAAACCGATTGTTGGACGTAATGCCTTCCAGCATGAGTCAGGCATCCATCAGGATGGCTTGCTGAAAAACCGCAATACCTATGAAATCATGGATCCGGAAGCAATGGGTATTCCACGTAGCATGATTATTCTGGGCAAGCATTCAGGACGACATGCGATTAAGCATAAAATTTCCGAATTCGGAGTTAAATTAAACGATGCTGAAATGGAGGATTTCTATAACCGTTTCAAGGAGAAGGCTGATGAGCAGAAAATCATTACAGACGACGTTATGATGCAGCTGTTGGGAGAATCAACAGACACTATCGTGCAGCCGTACTCGTTGGTTGATCTGCAAGTGTTGGCAGGGTCGAGCCGTTCCCGTATCGCCTCCATCACCATATATAGCTCAGCCGATGGGAAAGAGCAAACCTACACGGGTGCTGGTGAAGGACCGCTTGAAGCAGTGATCCAATGCATTCGCGAGGCGATGCCTGTCGACGCTATATTCGAGGATTTGGAGATACATTCGTTGTCGACGGGCGAGGATGCCTTCGGAGAAGCCGTTGTAACTGTATCAAGCGGAGACCAAAGAAATATCGGAACTGCGATTCATCGGGATATTATTTTGGCGGCAGCCAGAGCTTACGTTTCAGCGGTTAATGGTGTAATACTCGCTCGTAAAATAAGCGAAGCCCATAAAGAAGCATCCGGGGAGTAGAGGTTAATCCTATGGAGCAAATACTGAAATACTATGACTCGTTCGATGAATGGGGGAGGCTCGATAGGGAACCAATTGAGTTCATGGTTAACCTCCATCATATCCAGAAAAACCTTCCCCCTAAGGGGCGGATTCTCGATATCGGCGCGGGACCTGGGAAGTATTCTATTGCTCTTTCTGAGCTTGGGTATGAGGTCAACCTTGCTGATCTTACGCCAAAAC
This portion of the Cohnella abietis genome encodes:
- a CDS encoding 2-isopropylmalate synthase, with the translated sequence MTSTTQANIITNSAKRRIKIFDTTLRDGEQAPGASMKPEQKIVIARQLARLGVDTIEPGFAISSPGEFQAIQQISRELQNVEICGFARCVKADIDSAVAATQDAARRRLHLFISASQIHLDFQLRKTQDEVIEMLRGMVAYGKQFVDQIEFSPMDASRSSEEFLFRVVEAAIEEGATIINIPDTMGYALPEEFGPLFTRVREGVRGGDKVIYSTHCHNDLGLAVANSLAAIRHGVTQVEVSVNGVGERAGNCSLEELVMAIETRGDSMGVETGIVTEHIYETSRMVSRTMHFPIAFNKPIVGRNAFQHESGIHQDGLLKNRNTYEIMDPEAMGIPRSMIILGKHSGRHAIKHKISEFGVKLNDAEMEDFYNRFKEKADEQKIITDDVMMQLLGESTDTIVQPYSLVDLQVLAGSSRSRIASITIYSSADGKEQTYTGAGEGPLEAVIQCIREAMPVDAIFEDLEIHSLSTGEDAFGEAVVTVSSGDQRNIGTAIHRDIILAAARAYVSAVNGVILARKISEAHKEASGE